Proteins encoded by one window of Culicoides brevitarsis isolate CSIRO-B50_1 chromosome 2, AGI_CSIRO_Cbre_v1, whole genome shotgun sequence:
- the LOC134831424 gene encoding angiopoietin-2, with protein MHRVQALDNKVGDNIDKTINIIDKLKQLDVKLTENQILQSISSRGARVTPPSTSNSASMPIYNLDSRLVSLDQKVTDIDSKLSGLKNQIDNNFLTGGDDINAEASERKPVSMNVAEITRSINSEMVTQFTKELDVLKSATNNIDKKLQFHINLVSENLGKALRLVNEVHDAVVDPNHLNTQNQSTTTTRPVVRVSKIDTLAQQMRPIMSVSDKMDEVWNVVVGTKSSVDHLVPKSDELLTQTQRQERAIGQIHQDLRTKTNQIIENLDSVERRLKKQEDDVAVLAQRPVPAELLLDPTIDRLVEYDNTRYSNDDFTESIVQTTTYPSPTYVPQQQVINATASIPTSTQTSNTIEGSSASSNKNSKKGSIIFPSVKNKPSVINSTFATDATAFKDIKGYSCVDLLNAGMRNSGVYYLQIRGTTYWFLKVYCEQEIADGGWTVIQRRDDFGEPRENFNRDWADYKNGFGDPAKEFWLGNENIYMLTNNEDYSLRLELEDFEGNKRYAQYSHFKIHSEADYYKLEIDGYEGNAGDSLNDPWYGSNNSPFSTYNRDNDRSSLNCASMLKGGWWWKSCGRGLNGLYLHDPQDLTARQGIVWFRWRGWDYTLKRATMMIKPKGLQSTMFT; from the exons ATGCATCGCGTTCAAGCATTGGATAACAAAGTTGGCGACAATATCGACAAAACGATAAATATAATCgataaattaaagcaattAGACGTAAAGTTAACGGAAAACCAAATTTTACAAAGCATATCGAGTCGGGGAGCTCGCGTAACGCCCCCATCGACGTCAAATAGTGCATCAATGCCGATCTACAATTTGGATAGTAGATTGGTGTCGCTTGATCAAAAGGTCACGGATATCGATAGCAAGCTGAGCGgcttgaaaaatcaaattgacaacaattttttgacggGCGGCGACGACATAAATGCCGAAGCGAGTGAACGCAAACCGGTTAGCATGAATGTTGCGGAAATTACACGCAGCATCAACTCCGAAATGGTGACGCAATTTACGAAAGAGTTGGATGTGCTCAAATCCGCGACAAATAATATCGACAAGAAGCTCCAATTCCATATCAATTTAGTCTCAGAGAACTTAGGCAAAGCTTTACGTCTCGTCAATGAGGTTCACGATGCTGTCGTCGATCCAAACCATCTCAATACGCAAAATCAATCAACGACAACGACTCGTCCCGTCGTGCGTGTGAGCAAAATTGACACTTTGGCACAACAAATGCGCCCAATAATGTCCGTTTCCGACAAAATGGATGAAGTATGGAACGTCGTTGTAGGCACAAAGAGCTCCGTTGACCATCTTGTACCAAAATCCGATGAGCTTCTTACCCAAACACAACGTCAAGAACGCGCCATTGGTCAAATCCATCAAGATTTACGCACAAAAACGAACcaaataatcgaaaatttgGATTCTGTCGAACGTCGATTGAAGAAACAAGAAGATGATGTCGCTGTTTTAGCTCAACGTCCCGTGCCGGCTGAACTGCTTCTTGATCCAACCATCGATCGATTAGTTGAATACGATAATacgag atattcCAATGATGACTTTACCGAATCCATCGTTCAAACAACAACGTATCCTTCGCCAACGTATGTGCCACAGCAACAAGTAATAAATGCGACAGCATCAATTCCAACATCGACGCAAACTTCGAACACGATTGAAGGATCGTCAGCTTCGTCGAATAAGAATTCGAAGAAAGGAAGTATTATTTTCCCGAGTGTCAAAAATAAGCCTTCCGTCATCAATAGTACGTTTGCCACAGATGCTACTGCGTTTAAGGATATcaaa ggatACTCATGTGTCGACTTACTGAACGCAGGAATGCGCAATTCGGGAGTATATTACTTGCAAATTCGCGGAACAACTTATTGGTTCCTCAAAGTTTACTGCGAACAAGAAATTGCTGATGGAGGATGGACT GTCATTCAACGCCGTGACGATTTCGGAGAGCCTCGTGAAAACTTCAATCGTGATTGGGCTGACTACAAAAACGGTTTCGGAGATCCTGCGAAGGAATTCTGGCTTGGAAATGAAAACATTTACATGTTAACAAACAACGAAGATTACTCTTTGAGGTTGGAATTGGAAGATTTCGAAGGAAACAAGAG GTACGCTCAATATTCGCACTTTAAAATCCATTCGGAGGCGGATTATTACAAACTTGAGATTGACGGATACGAAGGAAATGCGGGAGATTCGTTGAATGATCCGTGGTATGGATCGAATAACAGTCCGTTTTCGACATACAACAGAGATAACGATCGAAGTTCGCTTAATTGTGCAAGCATGTTGAAG gGCGGTTGGTGGTGGAAATCATGCGGAAGAGGCCTCAATGGGCTTTATTTGCATGATCCACAAGACTTGACAGCTCGTCAAGGCATTGTGTGGTTCCGTTGGCGCGGATGGGATTACACACTGAAACGAGCAACGATGATGATCAAACCGAAAGGGCTGCAATCGACAATGTTTACATGA
- the LOC134831746 gene encoding glycoprotein hormone beta-5, giving the protein MNIFCFIPLLFCHAVFGQANLFEIQPQILPTPNLGCELFEYEHAVEQVDSQGRKCWGKVLVNSCIGRCDSKEISDWKFPHKKAFHPVCLHAEKVLRTHNLPNCEENAEPGTNIYEYVEAKSCKCQICSPEKANCIGQAPASKPGVPTFPFFMNGRRFESASQPTYSWSF; this is encoded by the exons ATGAacattttctgttttattCCGCTGCTTTTTTGTCATGCTGTCTTTGGGCAAGCGAATCTCTTCGAAATTCAACCGCAAATCCTTCCGACGCCGAATCTTGGATGCGAATTGTTCGAGTACGAGCATGCCGTTGAGCAAGTCGATAGCCAAGGACGAAAATGTTGGGGAAAAGTACTCGTGAATTCGTGTATTGGGCGTTGCGATTCGAAAGAAATCTCGGATTGGAAGTTTCCTCATAAGAAGGCGTTTCATCCGGTGTGTCTTCAT GCTGAAAAAGTCCTTCGCACTCATAATCTCCCGAATTGCGAAGAAAATGCCGAGCCCGGAACAAACATTTACGAATATGTCGAAGCGAAATCCTgtaaatgtcaaatttgtaGCCCTGAAAAGGCAAATTGCATTGGGCAAGCACCCGCTTCGAAGCCTGGCGTAccaacttttccttttttcatgaATGGAAGACGCTTTGAAAGTGCATCGCAACCCACGTATTCGTGGTCTTTCTAA
- the LOC134829994 gene encoding U3 small nucleolar RNA-associated protein 18 homolog, with the protein MDSDLDDIIHDSHPTTSVPVKSEASDDETPEIFIGKERVLKKLEQLTKGPGYEVDRKRPVWHDEDDDTSDDDEETNKTAYKRKKLDKNQRTRELHKLSGEPDWVKGPRDSDSSDDELAQTATKFVEKDSSRLQEGVLVIKRLKDLNRSTYTEKKISSVIFHPTSTVAICTGENGVANIYTVDGKKNEKLHSIAFENFDITCAGLVDGQELIVGGRTKNFFTYDLLSGKSKKILLPKNITKLKKFVISPCGKFIASVGRFGEIHLFSVKSKELIRTFKQEYFCSALAFTADSKSIFCHSISNEVTILDIAGGRISHKWSDDGCINGSTISVTENLVATGSKQGVVNIYDINDVRKTQYPQTKKAILNLTTAITATVFNPSSEILAMCSVDVAEAARMIHFPSLTAFNNFPGQISRFGHPRVMAFSPMGGFFAVGNRNKTVALYRLKHYNNY; encoded by the coding sequence ATGGATAGCGATTTAGACGACATTATTCACGATAGTCATCCAACAACTTCCGTTCCCGTCAAATCTGAGGCTTCTGATGATGAAACTCCCGAAATTTTCATCGGCAAAGAACGTGTCTTGAAAAAACTTGAGCAACTCACGAAGGGACCTGGATATGAAGTTGACAGAAAACGTCCTGTTTGGCACGATGAAGACGACGACACCTCCGACGACGATGAAGAAACCAACAAAACTGCttacaaaagaaagaaattggataaaaatcaACGCACGAGAGAACTTCACAAATTATCAGGCGAACCGGATTGGGTAAAAGGCCCGCGCGATAGTGACTCGAGCGATGATGAATTGGCGCAAACAGCAACAAAATTCGTCGAAAAAGACTCTTCGAGGTTGCAAGAAGGGGTTTTGGTGATAAAACGATTGAAGGATTTGAACAGATCGACGTatacggagaaaaaaattagttccgTGATTTTTCATCCGACATCGACAGTCGCAATTTGCACGGGAGAGAATGGCGTTGCGAACATTTATACGGTTGATGggaagaaaaacgaaaaattgcacAGCATAGCGTTCGAAAACTTTGATATCACGTGTGCGGGTCTCGTTGATGGACAAGAACTCATTGTCGGAGGTCGTACAAAGAACTTTTTCACGTACGATTTGTTGTCaggaaaatccaaaaaaattcttctccccaaaaatataacaaaactcaaaaaattcgtaatttcTCCGTGCGGCAAATTCATCGCTTCTGTCGGGCGTTTTGGAGAAATCCATTTATTCAGCGTGAAATCGAAAGAACTCATCCGAACATTCAAGCAAGAATATTTTTGCTCAGCTCTGGCCTTCACAGCGGATTCCAAAAGCATCTTTTGTCACAGCATCAGTAACGAAGTCACGATCCTCGACATTGCAGGCGGGAGAATTTCCCATAAATGGAGCGACGATGGATGCATTAATGGTTCAACGATCTCCGTAACGGAAAATTTAGTCGCAACGGGAAGCAAACAAGGCGTCGTAAACATTTACGACATAAATGACGTGCGAAAAACGCAATATCCTCAAACGAAAAAggcaattttgaatttgacgACAGCAATTACGGCGACAGTTTTCAATCCAAGTTCGGAAATTTTAGCAATGTGCAGCGTGGATGTCGCTGAAGCAGCAAGAATGATCCATTTTCCGAGTCTGACAGCTTTTAACAACTTTCCGGGACAAATTTCGCGCTTTGGACATCCTCGTGTGATGGCATTTTCGCCAATGGGAGGATTTTTCGCAGTTGGAAATCGTAATAAAACTGTAGCGCTTTACAGATTGAAGCATTATAACAactattga
- the LOC134830208 gene encoding carnitine O-palmitoyltransferase 1, liver isoform isoform X1 gives MAEAHSAVAFSFSITHEGWDINYDHEVLNLVWESGVRSWKKRFARFMNKVHNGVYPAHVHTMWLALCVAMGIHFSGYRTPFDLVNIILPYLPGQTMGWQMFASGLVGIFFWLCICYTMRYTLKLLFMYKGWMYEARGPGSKPSLKTKLWVVLVKIFLKWNKPSLYSFQGSLPRLPLPSVHDTLDRYLQSARPLLDDANYERIVKLAQEFENGIAKKLQWYLVLKSWWSTNYVSDWWEEYVYLRGRGALMVNSNFYGIDAIFMHPTTVQAARAASVTHILLNFRRTVERQELEPIMVQGLVPLCSWQYERIFNTVRVPGRETDKIVHYPDSNHIVVLYKGCYYKMIIYHKGRILKPCELQIQFENILASKATPLAGEERVAALTAWNRTKWAETRETVFSKGVNKTSLYLIESAAFVLSLDEEPYEFDLEHPEKLDHYGKVLLHGNGHNRWFDKSFTVCIGTNGRVGFNAEHTWADAAVMSHVWESMVMEESDSSRGDAVVMGHTAEEAVGDSCLKESYDENGNTKGTPEFEPPVPTRLSWDLNNEKTLGLIQEAYDEAQILLNDVDLRILVHNQYGKGFMKTCKLSPDAYIQMALQLAYYRDAGKFSLTYEASMTRLFREGRTETVRPCTIESAAWVKSMEDPNSTTEERVALLKKASLRHQRGYQDAMCGKGIDRHLFCLYVVSKYLEVDSPFLKEVLSEPWRLSTSQTPHGQTNKMDLKKYPNCISAGGGFGPVADDGYGVSYIVAGEDLLFFHISSKKSCEKTSSEGFAQQICKSLADIRLLFEDYKRLQNKPIANGSSK, from the exons ATGGCTGAAGCGCATTCAGCTGTTGCCTTCTCCTTCAGCATCACGCACGAAGGATGGGACATCAACTACGATCACGAAGTCCTCAACTTGGTATGGGAATCTGGCGTGAGATCATGGAAAAAACGCTTTGCGCGTTTCATGAACAAAGTTCACAATGGCGTGTATCCCGCACACGTTCACACAATGTGGCTCGCGTTATGTGTCGCAATGGGAATTCATTTTAGCGGCTACCGAACGCCTTTTGATTTAGTAAATATCATTTTGCCGTATTTGCCGGGACAAACGATGGGATGGCAGATGTTTGCAAGCGGATTAGTTGGAATTTTCTTTTGGCTGTGCATTTGTTACACGATGCGATACACGTTGAAGTTGCTCTTCATGTACAAAGGATGGATGTATGAAGCACGCGGGCCCGGATCAAAACCGTCGTTAAAGACGAAACTTTGGGTTGTTTTGGTTAAAATCTTCTTGAAATGGAATAAACCGTCGTTGTACAGTTTTCAAGGATCTTTACCGAGATTGCCATTGCCGAGTGTTCATGACACCCTTGATCGATATTTGCAATCAGCTCGTCCCTTGTTGGATGATGCGAATTACGAAAGGATCGTCAAATTGGCGCAAGAATTCGAAAATGGTATTGCGAAGAAGTTGCAATGGTATTTGGTACTCAAGAGTTGGTGGTCAACGAATTACGTGTCAGATTGGTGGGAAGAATACGTTTATTTGAGAGGAAGAGGCGCATTGATGGTTAACAGCAACTTTTACGGAATTGACGCCATTTTCATGCATCCGACAACTGTTCAAGCTGCTCGTGCTGCGAGTGTTACAcatattttgctgaatttccGTCGCACTGTTGAACGTCAAGAACTCGAAcct atCATGGTACAAGGCCTTGTTCCTCTCTGCTCATGGCAATATGAACGAATTTTCAACACAGTTCGCGTTCCGGGAAGAGAAACTGACAAAATTGTGCATTATCCTGACTCGAATCACATTGTTGTCTTATACAAAGGATGTTATTACAAAATGATCATTTATCACAAAGGAAGAATTTTGAAGCCCTGTGAATTACAAAT tcaatTCGAGAACATTTTGGCATCGAAAGCAACTCCTCTCGCAGGCGAAGAACGCGTTGCAGCACTCACAGCATGGAATCGTACAAAATGGGCTGAAACACGAGAAACTGTCTTCAGTAAAGGCGTCAACAAAACCTCATTGTATCTCATTGAAAGTGCAGCTTTTGTCTTGTCACTCGATGAAGAGCCATACGAATTCGATCTTGAACATCCCGAGAAACTCGATCATTATGGCAAAGTTTTGTTGCATGGAAATGGACACAACAGATGGTTCGATAAGAGTTTCACTGTGTGCATTGGTACAAATGGGCGTGTTGGATTCAATGCGGAACACACTTG GGCTGATGCAGCTGTCATGTCCCATGTTTGGGAATCGATGGTTATGGAAGAGTCGGATTCGTCACG GGGCGACGCTGTGGTTATGGGGCACACGGCGGAAGAAGCCGTTGGCGATTCTTGTCTTAAGGAATC ATATGATGAGAATGGCAACACAAAAGGAACTCCTGAATTTGAACCTCCTGTTCCGACGAGATTGTCATGGGATTTGAACAATGAGAAGACATTAGGATTGATTCAAGAAGCTTACGATGAAGCACAAATCTTGCTTAAT gATGTTGACTTAAGGATCTTAGTTCACAACCAATATGGCAAAGGATTTATGAAGACATGCAAACTTTCGCCTGATGCGTATATCCAAATGGCATTGCAATTGGCTTATTATAGAGATGCGGGCAAATTTTCACTCACATACGAAGCATCGATGACGAGATTGTTCCGTGAAGGTCGTACAGAAACGGTTCGCCCTTGCACTATTGAATCTGCGGCGTGGGTTAAATCCATGGAAGATCCTAATTCgacg actgaAGAACGCGTTGCCCTCTTGAAAAAAGCCTCATTGCGTCATCAACGCGGATATCAAGATGCGATGTGCGGAAAAGGAATTGACAGACATCTCTTCTGCTTGTATGTCGTCTCGAAATACCTCGAAGTTGATTCGCCCTTCTTGAAGGAAGTTCTCAGCGAACCATGGCGCTTGTCGACAAGTCAAACGCCTCatggacaaacaaacaaaatggaCCTGAAGAAATATCCGAACTGCATTAGTGCGGGAGGCGGCTTTGGACCTGTCGCAGATGATGGATATGGCGTTTCGTACATCGTTGCGGGCGAAGATTTGCTCTTCTTCCATATCTCATCGAAAAAATCATGCGAAAAAACT agttCCGAGGGCTTTGCTCAACAAATTTGCAAGTCGCTGGCTGACATTAGACTGCTATTTGAGGACTATAAACGTCTCCAAAACAAACCAATTGCCAACGGATCGAGCAAATAA
- the LOC134830208 gene encoding carnitine O-palmitoyltransferase 1, liver isoform isoform X3, which produces MAEAHSAVAFSFSITHEGWDINYDHEVLNLVWESGVRSWKKRFARFMNKVHNGVYPAHVHTMWLALCVAMGIHFSGYRTPFDLVNIILPYLPGQTMGWQMFASGLVGIFFWLCICYTMRYTLKLLFMYKGWMYEARGPGSKPSLKTKLWVVLVKIFLKWNKPSLYSFQGSLPRLPLPSVHDTLDRYLQSARPLLDDANYERIVKLAQEFENGIAKKLQWYLVLKSWWSTNYVSDWWEEYVYLRGRGALMVNSNFYGIDAIFMHPTTVQAARAASVTHILLNFRRTVERQELEPIMVQGLVPLCSWQYERIFNTVRVPGRETDKIVHYPDSNHIVVLYKGCYYKMIIYHKGRILKPCELQIQFENILASKATPLAGEERVAALTAWNRTKWAETRETVFSKGVNKTSLYLIESAAFVLSLDEEPYEFDLEHPEKLDHYGKVLLHGNGHNRWFDKSFTVCIGTNGRVGFNAEHTWADAAVMSHVWESMVMEESDSSRYDENGNTKGTPEFEPPVPTRLSWDLNNEKTLGLIQEAYDEAQILLNDVDLRILVHNQYGKGFMKTCKLSPDAYIQMALQLAYYRDAGKFSLTYEASMTRLFREGRTETVRPCTIESAAWVKSMEDPNSTTEERVALLKKASLRHQRGYQDAMCGKGIDRHLFCLYVVSKYLEVDSPFLKEVLSEPWRLSTSQTPHGQTNKMDLKKYPNCISAGGGFGPVADDGYGVSYIVAGEDLLFFHISSKKSCEKTSSEGFAQQICKSLADIRLLFEDYKRLQNKPIANGSSK; this is translated from the exons ATGGCTGAAGCGCATTCAGCTGTTGCCTTCTCCTTCAGCATCACGCACGAAGGATGGGACATCAACTACGATCACGAAGTCCTCAACTTGGTATGGGAATCTGGCGTGAGATCATGGAAAAAACGCTTTGCGCGTTTCATGAACAAAGTTCACAATGGCGTGTATCCCGCACACGTTCACACAATGTGGCTCGCGTTATGTGTCGCAATGGGAATTCATTTTAGCGGCTACCGAACGCCTTTTGATTTAGTAAATATCATTTTGCCGTATTTGCCGGGACAAACGATGGGATGGCAGATGTTTGCAAGCGGATTAGTTGGAATTTTCTTTTGGCTGTGCATTTGTTACACGATGCGATACACGTTGAAGTTGCTCTTCATGTACAAAGGATGGATGTATGAAGCACGCGGGCCCGGATCAAAACCGTCGTTAAAGACGAAACTTTGGGTTGTTTTGGTTAAAATCTTCTTGAAATGGAATAAACCGTCGTTGTACAGTTTTCAAGGATCTTTACCGAGATTGCCATTGCCGAGTGTTCATGACACCCTTGATCGATATTTGCAATCAGCTCGTCCCTTGTTGGATGATGCGAATTACGAAAGGATCGTCAAATTGGCGCAAGAATTCGAAAATGGTATTGCGAAGAAGTTGCAATGGTATTTGGTACTCAAGAGTTGGTGGTCAACGAATTACGTGTCAGATTGGTGGGAAGAATACGTTTATTTGAGAGGAAGAGGCGCATTGATGGTTAACAGCAACTTTTACGGAATTGACGCCATTTTCATGCATCCGACAACTGTTCAAGCTGCTCGTGCTGCGAGTGTTACAcatattttgctgaatttccGTCGCACTGTTGAACGTCAAGAACTCGAAcct atCATGGTACAAGGCCTTGTTCCTCTCTGCTCATGGCAATATGAACGAATTTTCAACACAGTTCGCGTTCCGGGAAGAGAAACTGACAAAATTGTGCATTATCCTGACTCGAATCACATTGTTGTCTTATACAAAGGATGTTATTACAAAATGATCATTTATCACAAAGGAAGAATTTTGAAGCCCTGTGAATTACAAAT tcaatTCGAGAACATTTTGGCATCGAAAGCAACTCCTCTCGCAGGCGAAGAACGCGTTGCAGCACTCACAGCATGGAATCGTACAAAATGGGCTGAAACACGAGAAACTGTCTTCAGTAAAGGCGTCAACAAAACCTCATTGTATCTCATTGAAAGTGCAGCTTTTGTCTTGTCACTCGATGAAGAGCCATACGAATTCGATCTTGAACATCCCGAGAAACTCGATCATTATGGCAAAGTTTTGTTGCATGGAAATGGACACAACAGATGGTTCGATAAGAGTTTCACTGTGTGCATTGGTACAAATGGGCGTGTTGGATTCAATGCGGAACACACTTG GGCTGATGCAGCTGTCATGTCCCATGTTTGGGAATCGATGGTTATGGAAGAGTCGGATTCGTCACG ATATGATGAGAATGGCAACACAAAAGGAACTCCTGAATTTGAACCTCCTGTTCCGACGAGATTGTCATGGGATTTGAACAATGAGAAGACATTAGGATTGATTCAAGAAGCTTACGATGAAGCACAAATCTTGCTTAAT gATGTTGACTTAAGGATCTTAGTTCACAACCAATATGGCAAAGGATTTATGAAGACATGCAAACTTTCGCCTGATGCGTATATCCAAATGGCATTGCAATTGGCTTATTATAGAGATGCGGGCAAATTTTCACTCACATACGAAGCATCGATGACGAGATTGTTCCGTGAAGGTCGTACAGAAACGGTTCGCCCTTGCACTATTGAATCTGCGGCGTGGGTTAAATCCATGGAAGATCCTAATTCgacg actgaAGAACGCGTTGCCCTCTTGAAAAAAGCCTCATTGCGTCATCAACGCGGATATCAAGATGCGATGTGCGGAAAAGGAATTGACAGACATCTCTTCTGCTTGTATGTCGTCTCGAAATACCTCGAAGTTGATTCGCCCTTCTTGAAGGAAGTTCTCAGCGAACCATGGCGCTTGTCGACAAGTCAAACGCCTCatggacaaacaaacaaaatggaCCTGAAGAAATATCCGAACTGCATTAGTGCGGGAGGCGGCTTTGGACCTGTCGCAGATGATGGATATGGCGTTTCGTACATCGTTGCGGGCGAAGATTTGCTCTTCTTCCATATCTCATCGAAAAAATCATGCGAAAAAACT agttCCGAGGGCTTTGCTCAACAAATTTGCAAGTCGCTGGCTGACATTAGACTGCTATTTGAGGACTATAAACGTCTCCAAAACAAACCAATTGCCAACGGATCGAGCAAATAA
- the LOC134830208 gene encoding carnitine O-palmitoyltransferase 1, liver isoform isoform X2, protein MAEAHSAVAFSFSITHEGWDINYDHEVLNLVWESGVRSWKKRFARFMNKVHNGVYPAHVHTMWLALCVAMGIHFSGYRTPFDLVNIILPYLPGQTMGWQMFASGLVGIFFWLCICYTMRYTLKLLFMYKGWMYEARGPGSKPSLKTKLWVVLVKIFLKWNKPSLYSFQGSLPRLPLPSVHDTLDRYLQSARPLLDDANYERIVKLAQEFENGIAKKLQWYLVLKSWWSTNYVSDWWEEYVYLRGRGALMVNSNFYGIDAIFMHPTTVQAARAASVTHILLNFRRTVERQELEPIMVQGLVPLCSWQYERIFNTVRVPGRETDKIVHYPDSNHIVVLYKGCYYKMIIYHKGRILKPCELQIQFENILASKATPLAGEERVAALTAWNRTKWAETRETVFSKGVNKTSLYLIESAAFVLSLDEEPYEFDLEHPEKLDHYGKVLLHGNGHNRWFDKSFTVCIGTNGRVGFNAEHTWSDAPVMGHMWETVIGDQFIYDVYDENGNTKGTPEFEPPVPTRLSWDLNNEKTLGLIQEAYDEAQILLNDVDLRILVHNQYGKGFMKTCKLSPDAYIQMALQLAYYRDAGKFSLTYEASMTRLFREGRTETVRPCTIESAAWVKSMEDPNSTTEERVALLKKASLRHQRGYQDAMCGKGIDRHLFCLYVVSKYLEVDSPFLKEVLSEPWRLSTSQTPHGQTNKMDLKKYPNCISAGGGFGPVADDGYGVSYIVAGEDLLFFHISSKKSCEKTSSEGFAQQICKSLADIRLLFEDYKRLQNKPIANGSSK, encoded by the exons ATGGCTGAAGCGCATTCAGCTGTTGCCTTCTCCTTCAGCATCACGCACGAAGGATGGGACATCAACTACGATCACGAAGTCCTCAACTTGGTATGGGAATCTGGCGTGAGATCATGGAAAAAACGCTTTGCGCGTTTCATGAACAAAGTTCACAATGGCGTGTATCCCGCACACGTTCACACAATGTGGCTCGCGTTATGTGTCGCAATGGGAATTCATTTTAGCGGCTACCGAACGCCTTTTGATTTAGTAAATATCATTTTGCCGTATTTGCCGGGACAAACGATGGGATGGCAGATGTTTGCAAGCGGATTAGTTGGAATTTTCTTTTGGCTGTGCATTTGTTACACGATGCGATACACGTTGAAGTTGCTCTTCATGTACAAAGGATGGATGTATGAAGCACGCGGGCCCGGATCAAAACCGTCGTTAAAGACGAAACTTTGGGTTGTTTTGGTTAAAATCTTCTTGAAATGGAATAAACCGTCGTTGTACAGTTTTCAAGGATCTTTACCGAGATTGCCATTGCCGAGTGTTCATGACACCCTTGATCGATATTTGCAATCAGCTCGTCCCTTGTTGGATGATGCGAATTACGAAAGGATCGTCAAATTGGCGCAAGAATTCGAAAATGGTATTGCGAAGAAGTTGCAATGGTATTTGGTACTCAAGAGTTGGTGGTCAACGAATTACGTGTCAGATTGGTGGGAAGAATACGTTTATTTGAGAGGAAGAGGCGCATTGATGGTTAACAGCAACTTTTACGGAATTGACGCCATTTTCATGCATCCGACAACTGTTCAAGCTGCTCGTGCTGCGAGTGTTACAcatattttgctgaatttccGTCGCACTGTTGAACGTCAAGAACTCGAAcct atCATGGTACAAGGCCTTGTTCCTCTCTGCTCATGGCAATATGAACGAATTTTCAACACAGTTCGCGTTCCGGGAAGAGAAACTGACAAAATTGTGCATTATCCTGACTCGAATCACATTGTTGTCTTATACAAAGGATGTTATTACAAAATGATCATTTATCACAAAGGAAGAATTTTGAAGCCCTGTGAATTACAAAT tcaatTCGAGAACATTTTGGCATCGAAAGCAACTCCTCTCGCAGGCGAAGAACGCGTTGCAGCACTCACAGCATGGAATCGTACAAAATGGGCTGAAACACGAGAAACTGTCTTCAGTAAAGGCGTCAACAAAACCTCATTGTATCTCATTGAAAGTGCAGCTTTTGTCTTGTCACTCGATGAAGAGCCATACGAATTCGATCTTGAACATCCCGAGAAACTCGATCATTATGGCAAAGTTTTGTTGCATGGAAATGGACACAACAGATGGTTCGATAAGAGTTTCACTGTGTGCATTGGTACAAATGGGCGTGTTGGATTCAATGCGGAACACACTTG GTCAGATGCACCTGTAATGGGCCATATGTGGGAAACTGTGATCGGGgatcaatttatttacgatGT ATATGATGAGAATGGCAACACAAAAGGAACTCCTGAATTTGAACCTCCTGTTCCGACGAGATTGTCATGGGATTTGAACAATGAGAAGACATTAGGATTGATTCAAGAAGCTTACGATGAAGCACAAATCTTGCTTAAT gATGTTGACTTAAGGATCTTAGTTCACAACCAATATGGCAAAGGATTTATGAAGACATGCAAACTTTCGCCTGATGCGTATATCCAAATGGCATTGCAATTGGCTTATTATAGAGATGCGGGCAAATTTTCACTCACATACGAAGCATCGATGACGAGATTGTTCCGTGAAGGTCGTACAGAAACGGTTCGCCCTTGCACTATTGAATCTGCGGCGTGGGTTAAATCCATGGAAGATCCTAATTCgacg actgaAGAACGCGTTGCCCTCTTGAAAAAAGCCTCATTGCGTCATCAACGCGGATATCAAGATGCGATGTGCGGAAAAGGAATTGACAGACATCTCTTCTGCTTGTATGTCGTCTCGAAATACCTCGAAGTTGATTCGCCCTTCTTGAAGGAAGTTCTCAGCGAACCATGGCGCTTGTCGACAAGTCAAACGCCTCatggacaaacaaacaaaatggaCCTGAAGAAATATCCGAACTGCATTAGTGCGGGAGGCGGCTTTGGACCTGTCGCAGATGATGGATATGGCGTTTCGTACATCGTTGCGGGCGAAGATTTGCTCTTCTTCCATATCTCATCGAAAAAATCATGCGAAAAAACT agttCCGAGGGCTTTGCTCAACAAATTTGCAAGTCGCTGGCTGACATTAGACTGCTATTTGAGGACTATAAACGTCTCCAAAACAAACCAATTGCCAACGGATCGAGCAAATAA